The following proteins are encoded in a genomic region of Desulfosporosinus youngiae DSM 17734:
- a CDS encoding DUF1287 domain-containing protein produces MDVRKKFVWAALVLLIGGVACGIWTFRKPRPEIQVPIQVPFVPSLKIPALVCPIDKDEDGLDDLQDIVAGAKAEVQRKPQYRSAYYQKGYPPENEGVCTDVVWRAFRDAGYDLKSLVDQDIRDNRREYSRIEGSPDPNIDFRRVPNLIVFFRRHAQELTLEIKPGDVENLTNWQPGDIVTYATPHEHIVIVSDKRRPDGVPYILHNAGPIASETDQLESWPSRMTGHFRFPKF; encoded by the coding sequence ATGGATGTGCGAAAAAAGTTTGTTTGGGCAGCTCTGGTGTTGCTGATCGGCGGTGTCGCGTGTGGTATCTGGACTTTTCGGAAACCCCGGCCGGAAATTCAAGTTCCAATTCAAGTTCCGTTTGTACCATCCCTGAAAATCCCGGCGCTTGTTTGTCCAATAGACAAAGATGAGGATGGCTTAGATGATCTTCAGGATATTGTGGCGGGTGCAAAAGCTGAGGTTCAGAGGAAGCCGCAGTATCGCAGCGCCTATTATCAGAAAGGGTATCCTCCGGAGAATGAAGGTGTCTGTACAGACGTTGTATGGCGGGCATTCCGTGATGCGGGCTATGATTTAAAGAGCTTAGTTGATCAAGACATTCGGGACAATCGGAGAGAGTACTCCCGTATAGAAGGTAGTCCGGATCCAAATATAGATTTCCGCAGAGTCCCAAATCTCATTGTCTTTTTTCGACGGCACGCTCAGGAATTAACTCTGGAGATCAAACCTGGGGACGTAGAAAATCTGACAAATTGGCAGCCCGGGGATATTGTAACCTATGCCACGCCCCATGAACATATTGTCATTGTATCTGATAAACGCAGACCGGATGGTGTTCCGTATATTCTCCATAACGCAGGTCCCATAGCCAGTGAGACTGATCAATTGGAGAGTTGGCCTTCCCGGATGACCGGACATTTTCGCTTTCCAAAGTTTTAG
- a CDS encoding molybdopterin-dependent oxidoreductase, translating to MTNFINKINDLNLSRRSFIKASAAAAAALPLTGCGNALMKTNAETMTSESEEKWITAACWHNCGSRCLNKALVVDGVVVRQKTDDTHPDSPDYPQLRACLRGRSQRQQVFGADRLKYPMKRKHWEPGGGDKSLRGKDEWVRISWEEALDAIAGEMKRIKEENGNRAFFADGGPVSKVLSLYGGYVGNWGTTSRGTWHGTNGPIGFTPSAVEGINDRLDMRNCETVIMFSMNPAWSAGGNPSYNFLQVKKAGAEFIAVDPYYNDTYALLEADWIPSRPSSDTALLLGVAHTLIVEDNPATNPLIDWEFLKNNTIGFDADSMPEGADPKENFKDYVLGTYDGVPKTAEWAAEICGAEPDRIRYLARAMNKNKKVAIIFGWASARTQNADSLPHIVMTIGAMTGHIGKSGHMCGVSCHTGSSNGGPSLVSAGKDGLPSVKNPVDDSINHTEMWPAILKGKYNFTGNMQWLKGEMRDIDIRMIYHDTSARLQTADGMTKGIEAHRKVDLVVSHAQFLTTNAKYSDFVLPLTTEWEKIGGFLTGNREILIMYSQITEPLYECHDDQWIAMELAKRLGVDPAKAFPIDGRQQLFNQIMGATVVAEDGKTMEPLVTITQADIDEWKVKGKPQTGRITLKEFKEKGIYQVERKPGDNYGFIALKEFRDDPAANPRKTDSGKLEIYCQALADRINNMGYSKIRPIPTHTPPVEGYEATFKDWKGKEKGDYPYQVINPHYLRRSHSVFDNVQWLRETWPNPVFINVNDAKEKGIKDGDTVLLTSQHGKVLRTALVTERYMPGVVGLPHGSWVDMDEKTGIDTGGADNILCGPVSTGQGASGWNSCVVDIEKYSDAPLTPDVQKPQRIIF from the coding sequence ATGACTAATTTTATTAACAAAATTAATGACTTAAACCTTAGTCGCAGAAGCTTTATTAAAGCAAGTGCGGCTGCAGCTGCTGCCTTACCTTTGACAGGCTGTGGGAACGCGTTAATGAAAACGAATGCTGAAACTATGACCAGTGAAAGTGAAGAGAAGTGGATTACTGCCGCCTGCTGGCATAACTGTGGCAGTCGCTGTCTCAACAAGGCTTTAGTAGTGGACGGCGTTGTTGTTCGTCAGAAAACAGATGATACCCACCCCGACAGCCCTGATTATCCACAGCTAAGGGCATGTTTGAGAGGACGTTCACAACGTCAGCAGGTATTTGGGGCCGATCGCTTAAAATACCCTATGAAGCGTAAACATTGGGAGCCGGGCGGCGGTGACAAGTCACTGCGGGGAAAGGATGAATGGGTCAGAATTTCTTGGGAAGAAGCCTTGGATGCTATTGCCGGCGAAATGAAGCGCATCAAAGAAGAGAACGGTAATCGGGCCTTCTTTGCTGATGGCGGCCCTGTTTCTAAGGTTTTATCCCTTTATGGCGGTTATGTCGGCAACTGGGGAACCACATCGCGGGGTACGTGGCATGGCACAAATGGTCCGATAGGTTTTACTCCATCGGCAGTTGAGGGTATTAATGACAGATTAGACATGCGCAACTGTGAGACGGTTATTATGTTCAGCATGAATCCAGCCTGGAGTGCTGGAGGGAACCCTTCCTACAATTTCCTTCAAGTTAAAAAAGCCGGCGCCGAATTCATAGCCGTTGATCCATATTATAATGATACCTATGCATTATTGGAGGCAGACTGGATTCCTTCACGTCCTTCTTCTGATACGGCTTTGCTGTTAGGCGTTGCTCATACGTTAATTGTAGAGGATAATCCGGCGACCAACCCCTTAATTGACTGGGAGTTCCTGAAAAATAATACCATTGGTTTTGATGCGGACAGCATGCCGGAAGGTGCTGACCCTAAGGAGAACTTCAAAGACTACGTTTTAGGCACTTATGACGGTGTACCTAAAACGGCTGAATGGGCAGCAGAAATTTGCGGGGCAGAGCCTGATCGAATCCGCTATCTGGCCAGGGCTATGAACAAAAACAAGAAAGTGGCAATTATATTCGGCTGGGCATCCGCTAGAACTCAAAATGCGGATAGTCTTCCTCACATTGTAATGACTATCGGGGCTATGACCGGACACATAGGAAAATCAGGGCATATGTGTGGGGTTAGCTGCCACACAGGTTCCAGTAATGGTGGTCCTTCGTTGGTAAGTGCCGGTAAAGATGGCTTGCCTTCTGTGAAAAATCCGGTCGATGATAGTATCAACCATACAGAAATGTGGCCGGCCATTCTTAAAGGCAAGTACAATTTCACGGGCAATATGCAATGGCTTAAAGGCGAAATGAGAGATATTGATATCCGCATGATTTATCATGATACCAGCGCAAGGCTTCAAACTGCGGACGGAATGACGAAAGGAATTGAAGCTCACCGCAAGGTTGATTTAGTCGTCAGCCATGCCCAATTTTTAACAACCAATGCCAAGTATTCTGACTTTGTTCTTCCGCTGACCACAGAATGGGAAAAAATCGGCGGTTTCCTGACAGGTAACCGTGAGATTTTGATTATGTATTCTCAAATCACCGAGCCCTTGTATGAATGTCATGATGATCAATGGATTGCCATGGAATTGGCGAAACGTCTTGGAGTAGATCCTGCAAAGGCATTTCCTATCGACGGCAGACAACAACTTTTTAATCAGATTATGGGTGCTACAGTCGTAGCTGAAGATGGAAAAACCATGGAGCCTTTGGTAACGATTACTCAAGCGGATATTGACGAGTGGAAGGTAAAAGGTAAACCTCAAACAGGTCGTATTACTCTGAAAGAATTTAAGGAAAAGGGTATTTACCAAGTTGAAAGAAAACCTGGTGATAACTATGGCTTTATTGCCTTGAAGGAATTCAGGGATGATCCAGCGGCTAATCCGCGTAAGACTGACAGCGGCAAACTGGAAATCTATTGTCAGGCATTGGCTGACAGAATTAATAATATGGGTTATAGCAAAATTAGGCCTATCCCTACCCATACTCCGCCTGTCGAAGGCTATGAAGCAACCTTTAAAGATTGGAAGGGTAAGGAAAAAGGGGATTATCCCTACCAGGTGATTAACCCACACTACTTGCGTCGTTCTCATTCAGTTTTCGATAATGTGCAGTGGCTCAGAGAAACATGGCCAAATCCTGTGTTCATTAATGTTAACGATGCCAAGGAAAAAGGAATAAAAGACGGTGATACTGTCTTATTGACGAGTCAGCATGGTAAAGTTTTGCGTACGGCCCTTGTTACAGAACGCTATATGCCGGGTGTGGTCGGGCTGCCTCATGGTTCTTGGGTAGATATGGATGAGAAGACCGGGATTGATACCGGCGGCGCAGATAACATTCTTTGTGGCCCGGTATCAACGGGTCAAGGTGCTTCAGGTTGGAATAGCTGTGTGGTTGATATTGAAAAATATTCAGATGCACCGTTAACTCCGGATGTCCAAAAACCACAAAGAATTATTTTCTAG
- a CDS encoding 4Fe-4S dicluster domain-containing protein produces the protein MGRLGFYFDMTACIGCRTCQIACKDKNGLKVGTIFREVKTFETGVFPKPGVYHYSGSCNHCANPKCVEGCPTKAMHVDEDGTVQHDKNKCIGCRYCTWACPYGVPKFIKETGRAGKCDGCKELRDKGKAPVCIDACPMRALEWGDIDQLKAKHGGATTELPILPHPSVTNPSVLIKAKTLAFQSDFQKKEV, from the coding sequence GTGGGGCGTTTAGGATTCTATTTTGACATGACAGCATGCATTGGTTGCCGAACCTGCCAAATCGCTTGTAAGGATAAAAATGGACTTAAAGTAGGGACAATCTTTAGAGAAGTGAAAACCTTTGAAACAGGTGTTTTTCCTAAACCTGGGGTATACCACTATTCAGGTTCCTGCAATCACTGTGCTAATCCAAAATGTGTTGAGGGATGCCCGACTAAGGCAATGCATGTGGATGAAGATGGTACGGTACAGCATGACAAAAATAAGTGCATTGGCTGCCGTTACTGCACATGGGCTTGCCCTTATGGAGTGCCTAAATTCATCAAAGAAACAGGAAGAGCCGGCAAATGTGATGGTTGTAAAGAATTGCGTGACAAAGGGAAAGCACCTGTCTGTATCGATGCCTGTCCCATGCGCGCTCTTGAATGGGGAGATATTGACCAATTAAAAGCTAAACACGGCGGTGCTACGACGGAGCTGCCAATTCTTCCTCACCCCTCTGTCACTAACCCTTCAGTGCTCATCAAAGCTAAAACCCTTGCTTTCCAAAGTGATTTCCAGAAGAAGGAGGTTTAA
- a CDS encoding TorD/DmsD family molecular chaperone, translating to MTTQNDGIAIVLANRHYLYGLLQHVFGHEPSFELIEIALSEHTQNALKLVLDEEQDKLGDYLLVLKKLEQSFSADRRGTLDKLKSEYTYLMLGPNKLPAPPWESVYLTEERMIFQESTLKVRQAYLNYQFLPAKYPHEADDHIALELDFMAHLAQLALQRFEEEKFEEVKKLLIDQREFLARHLLLWISGFAAQIQASRTHLLYPAVAALTERVLKRDATVLDELITLL from the coding sequence ATGACTACTCAAAACGATGGGATTGCTATAGTTCTTGCCAACCGACATTATCTTTATGGATTATTGCAGCATGTATTCGGCCATGAGCCAAGCTTTGAATTGATAGAAATCGCCCTAAGCGAGCATACTCAAAATGCTTTGAAGTTGGTACTAGATGAAGAACAGGATAAACTTGGAGATTATTTATTAGTCTTAAAGAAGTTGGAGCAAAGTTTTTCGGCTGATCGGCGTGGTACACTGGATAAACTGAAAAGTGAGTACACCTATTTAATGCTCGGCCCGAATAAGTTGCCTGCTCCCCCTTGGGAATCTGTTTATCTGACTGAGGAGCGGATGATATTTCAGGAAAGCACGTTAAAGGTGCGTCAGGCTTATCTTAACTATCAATTTCTGCCGGCGAAGTATCCACATGAAGCGGATGATCACATTGCTTTGGAGCTGGACTTTATGGCCCATTTGGCGCAGTTGGCTTTGCAACGCTTTGAGGAAGAGAAGTTTGAAGAAGTAAAGAAGTTGTTGATTGATCAGAGAGAATTTTTAGCGAGGCATTTGTTGCTTTGGATTAGCGGTTTCGCTGCGCAAATACAGGCGTCAAGAACCCATCTTCTTTATCCGGCGGTCGCGGCTTTGACTGAGCGGGTCTTGAAAAGAGACGCTACTGTTCTCGATGAACTTATTACCCTGCTTTAG
- a CDS encoding dimethyl sulfoxide reductase anchor subunit family protein: MGETALLIFSFCMEAAIGIMLFTTLGKLLYKDKQFRIAALTAAILSVIGVSASLAHLGRPLAALNSLSNFGSSWLSREVLFAGVFMGITVLHALALYFKQDNQSLPNILRWTGSVVGLITIFSMAKLYSTASVPVWHGINTFVDLYATTIAVGALIFLVSSLKELQDSNKKIFGFIILAAVIFQAAVAVPYAVGLGSNGMAAQASAEILSEMSVAIGLKWLLILGGAGFLIWPVTQKISAKEAKPATNMIYAAGAALILGEIIGRYVFYAAMVSTGVGLT, translated from the coding sequence ATGGGTGAAACTGCATTATTGATTTTTTCGTTTTGCATGGAAGCTGCCATTGGAATTATGCTGTTTACTACCCTTGGCAAACTTCTTTACAAAGATAAGCAATTTAGAATTGCTGCTTTAACCGCAGCCATTCTAAGTGTCATTGGAGTTTCAGCTTCTTTGGCGCACTTGGGGCGTCCTCTTGCAGCTTTGAATTCTCTCTCTAATTTTGGGAGCTCCTGGTTAAGCAGAGAAGTATTGTTTGCCGGGGTTTTCATGGGGATTACTGTGCTGCATGCTTTAGCCTTATACTTTAAACAAGATAATCAAAGCCTGCCTAACATTTTGAGATGGACCGGCAGTGTTGTTGGCTTGATTACAATTTTCTCAATGGCGAAACTTTACAGCACAGCCTCTGTTCCTGTTTGGCATGGAATTAACACATTTGTCGATCTTTATGCTACAACGATTGCCGTAGGTGCCTTAATCTTTTTAGTCTCCAGCCTTAAGGAATTACAAGACAGCAATAAGAAAATCTTTGGATTCATTATTTTAGCTGCTGTAATCTTCCAGGCGGCGGTGGCGGTACCCTATGCTGTCGGCTTAGGTTCCAATGGCATGGCTGCTCAGGCAAGCGCTGAAATACTCAGTGAAATGAGTGTTGCCATAGGTCTTAAATGGCTGCTTATCCTAGGTGGAGCCGGATTCTTAATCTGGCCGGTGACCCAGAAAATCAGTGCAAAAGAGGCAAAGCCGGCGACAAACATGATTTATGCAGCTGGTGCTGCTTTAATCCTCGGCGAGATCATCGGAAGATATGTCTTCTATGCGGCGATGGTCTCCACAGGTGTGGGCTTAACTTAA
- a CDS encoding calcium-transporting P-type ATPase, PMR1-type, giving the protein MRQQAWHVLPWLDVAKALDVHPGKGLNVKEVRRRLQEVGKNVLAVKKGTHPVFLFLGQFKDFMVLVLLAATVVSGLLGEVADAITILAILIINAILGFVQEFRAERSMESLRSLTAPEARVLREGMEQRIPASDVVPGDIVLLDTGDRIPADVRWIQAVNMQVEESALTGESHPVNKSISPLSDELTPMADRQNMGYMGTSIVNGRGAGVVVATGMDTEMGVIAGMIQSVEDEETPLQKRLAELGKWLVLISFLVCAAVVVTGILRGEDFYKMFFTGVSLAVAAIPEGLPAIVTVALAVGVQRMVKRQAIIRKLPAVETLGCATVICSDKTGTLTQNEMTVRQIYSDGRRISVSGEGYDPKGEFNGADPEKERDPLNAALKIAALCNNSTLTKKGVQVAGLFRSKGKEAPWGIEGDPTEGAILVAAAKAGIWREVLERKQKRIGELPFDSDRKRMSVVYETKQGRKAYVKGAPDMVLRLCQHELTRQGVVELSNERKKGIMRANDEMAMHALRVLAVAERPLPDSEPLDENVEQGLTFVGLLGMIDPPRVSAVKAIRVCRQAGIKPVMITGDHRLTAEAVAHELGILRGKDSGVISGAELERTSDQELSEKIMDISVFARVTPKDKLRIVRAYKNRGQVVAMTGDGVNDAPAVKEADIGVAMGKTGTDVTKEASSMVLGDDNFATIVAAVEEGRGIYDNIRKFIRYLLSCNLGEVLTMFLATLVGLPLPLLPIQILWVNLVTDGLPAMALGVDGAEPGIMNRPPRKPGESIFARGLASKIAVRGTFIGLGTLFVFVTALLMGVNMLGARTMAFTTLVFSQLFHVFDCRSEERGIFEVGLFTNIYLVGAVLVSTLMQLCVIYLAPLQVIFKTAPLVGWQWILILCVAGGPSVLIGFARFLKNSWQGKTVIAKG; this is encoded by the coding sequence ATGCGGCAACAGGCATGGCATGTGCTGCCTTGGCTTGACGTGGCCAAGGCGTTGGATGTACATCCAGGTAAAGGTTTGAATGTCAAAGAGGTTCGGCGTCGGTTACAGGAGGTCGGAAAGAACGTCCTTGCAGTAAAAAAAGGGACTCACCCTGTCTTTTTATTTCTGGGACAGTTTAAAGATTTTATGGTGCTCGTCTTGCTTGCGGCAACGGTAGTCTCCGGGCTTTTGGGCGAGGTTGCGGATGCTATCACAATATTGGCCATTCTTATAATCAATGCCATTTTAGGTTTTGTTCAGGAGTTTCGGGCGGAGCGCTCTATGGAATCCCTGCGTTCCCTGACCGCTCCCGAGGCGCGAGTGTTGCGGGAAGGGATGGAGCAAAGGATTCCCGCTTCGGATGTTGTACCGGGAGATATTGTGCTGCTGGATACAGGGGATCGGATTCCGGCGGATGTACGCTGGATCCAGGCCGTGAATATGCAAGTGGAAGAGTCTGCTCTGACAGGAGAATCTCATCCGGTCAATAAAAGTATTTCACCTTTAAGTGATGAACTTACCCCTATGGCAGACCGTCAGAATATGGGGTATATGGGGACATCCATTGTCAATGGACGAGGGGCCGGGGTCGTTGTAGCAACCGGGATGGATACTGAGATGGGCGTTATCGCCGGTATGATTCAAAGTGTGGAAGATGAAGAAACCCCTTTGCAGAAACGTTTAGCTGAACTGGGAAAATGGTTGGTGCTGATCAGTTTTCTCGTCTGTGCGGCCGTTGTAGTAACTGGTATTTTACGAGGTGAGGATTTCTACAAGATGTTCTTCACAGGAGTTTCCTTAGCAGTGGCCGCTATTCCGGAAGGTCTGCCGGCTATTGTTACCGTGGCTTTGGCAGTAGGGGTGCAGCGAATGGTCAAACGGCAAGCCATCATACGCAAACTTCCCGCCGTGGAAACCCTGGGCTGTGCGACGGTGATCTGTTCGGATAAGACCGGGACCTTAACTCAGAATGAAATGACTGTTCGCCAAATTTACTCAGACGGACGAAGAATTTCAGTATCAGGGGAAGGGTATGATCCTAAAGGAGAGTTCAATGGTGCGGATCCGGAGAAAGAACGTGATCCCCTTAATGCAGCCTTGAAGATTGCTGCACTTTGCAACAACTCTACCCTGACTAAGAAGGGGGTTCAAGTGGCCGGGCTCTTTCGCTCCAAAGGCAAGGAGGCACCTTGGGGTATTGAGGGAGACCCGACTGAAGGTGCTATATTAGTAGCGGCGGCCAAGGCAGGAATATGGCGCGAAGTTCTGGAACGAAAGCAAAAGCGAATTGGTGAGCTGCCCTTTGATTCGGATCGGAAACGAATGAGTGTGGTCTATGAGACTAAACAAGGGCGTAAGGCCTATGTTAAAGGAGCTCCGGACATGGTGCTGCGGCTTTGTCAGCATGAGTTAACCCGCCAAGGGGTTGTGGAATTGTCCAATGAACGCAAGAAAGGTATTATGCGGGCCAATGATGAAATGGCTATGCATGCTCTCCGGGTTCTGGCAGTTGCCGAAAGACCGTTGCCAGATTCTGAGCCCCTTGATGAAAATGTGGAGCAAGGGCTGACCTTTGTGGGATTGTTAGGAATGATTGATCCGCCGCGTGTGAGCGCTGTCAAAGCGATTAGGGTTTGTCGGCAGGCCGGAATTAAGCCGGTTATGATCACAGGTGATCATCGTTTAACTGCCGAAGCGGTGGCCCATGAATTAGGAATTTTACGCGGCAAGGACAGCGGAGTTATTTCAGGGGCAGAATTAGAGCGAACGTCAGACCAGGAATTAAGCGAGAAGATCATGGATATTTCAGTCTTTGCCCGAGTGACACCTAAGGATAAGCTTCGAATTGTACGTGCTTACAAAAATCGTGGCCAAGTCGTGGCTATGACCGGGGACGGGGTTAACGATGCGCCGGCCGTTAAAGAAGCGGATATTGGGGTTGCTATGGGTAAAACAGGGACGGATGTAACCAAGGAAGCTTCATCGATGGTTTTGGGAGATGATAACTTTGCAACCATCGTGGCCGCTGTGGAAGAGGGTCGGGGAATTTACGACAACATTCGAAAGTTTATCCGCTACTTACTTTCCTGTAATCTCGGAGAAGTTTTGACCATGTTTTTAGCAACACTCGTGGGTTTGCCTCTCCCACTTCTTCCCATTCAGATCTTATGGGTTAATCTAGTCACAGACGGATTGCCGGCGATGGCCTTAGGGGTGGATGGTGCGGAACCGGGCATTATGAACCGCCCGCCGAGAAAACCTGGCGAGAGCATCTTTGCCAGAGGTTTGGCTTCTAAAATTGCCGTCAGAGGAACGTTTATCGGACTGGGTACGCTCTTTGTCTTTGTAACCGCGCTCCTTATGGGAGTCAATATGCTAGGTGCCCGAACCATGGCTTTTACCACTTTGGTATTCTCTCAGCTATTCCATGTCTTCGATTGCCGGTCTGAAGAACGAGGTATCTTTGAAGTAGGCCTTTTCACCAATATCTATCTTGTGGGAGCAGTCCTGGTTTCAACGCTCATGCAGCTCTGTGTCATATATCTGGCTCCTTTACAAGTGATCTTTAAGACGGCACCCTTAGTAGGCTGGCAATGGATTCTTATTCTGTGTGTTGCCGGTGGACCGTCCGTTTTGATCGGCTTTGCCCGGTTTTTAAAAAATAGCTGGCAGGGGAAAACGGTTATCGCCAAGGGGTAA
- a CDS encoding Rqc2 family fibronectin-binding protein, producing MALDGVTLAYLVNELAPLLIGARIDKIFQPEKDEVHFQMRQQRSLRLLLSTSATSPRFHLTQETKKNPASPPMFCMILRKHLEGGKLVSLHQSDLERVVTFEFQNYNDRGDLVTLHLHLEIMGKHSNLILVDPLTNTILDGLKRYSHALSHYREVLPGRTYLAPPSQGKQPPLDNEELWRGILYEEALDHSITGILLARFAGISPELAREIVIQAGLNNETLLQQCGDIDLSRLFQAYRRLSNPQGVPEIEPCLYYNSSPRPQLAAFSFVPFQQYQELRLEHVPSINDAVQRFYQSKSSSNSLESKRGSLHKIVQEQYTHSKKKLKIYNEAESTAQKGLAYQRWGELLTANLYRIPPGATEASVDDYYDPSASLVVIPLNPHISAIDNAQRYYKLYNKAKATLLKTKELKETTLEELNYLESLQYNLDQAGTLSELDEIHHELAGQGYVAGKHLKKEHLKLKKGRPKTNAKSKTKSSKDVPQPRVYHSSQGRVILVGKNNAQNDWLSLRKGKPTDLWLHTKVIPGSHVLIPLEEGEEFPDDTTLEEAAALAIYYSQARGSSQVAVDYTHVKQLKKPNSAKPGMVIYEQNWTLYLTPKQEILERLLASEEVLE from the coding sequence ATGGCATTAGACGGCGTAACCCTCGCCTATTTAGTCAACGAGCTTGCTCCGCTTCTGATCGGAGCTCGTATTGATAAAATTTTTCAGCCTGAAAAGGATGAAGTCCATTTCCAAATGCGCCAGCAACGATCTCTGCGTCTCCTGCTTAGCACCAGTGCCACTTCCCCTCGCTTTCACCTCACTCAGGAGACTAAAAAAAACCCAGCGTCCCCACCTATGTTTTGTATGATTTTACGCAAACATCTTGAGGGGGGTAAACTTGTCAGCCTGCACCAAAGCGACCTGGAGCGTGTGGTCACCTTTGAATTTCAAAATTATAATGACCGCGGGGATTTAGTCACGCTGCATCTTCACTTAGAAATCATGGGGAAGCACAGTAACCTTATTCTCGTTGACCCCCTGACAAATACAATTCTGGACGGTCTAAAGCGTTATTCCCATGCTCTCAGCCACTATCGCGAAGTGTTGCCCGGACGAACCTATCTGGCCCCTCCCTCTCAGGGCAAACAGCCTCCTCTGGACAACGAAGAGCTGTGGCGCGGGATTCTCTACGAGGAAGCTCTTGATCATTCTATAACCGGTATACTTCTCGCTCGTTTTGCCGGAATCAGCCCGGAATTGGCCCGGGAAATCGTCATCCAAGCCGGATTAAATAACGAAACCCTTCTCCAGCAGTGCGGAGATATTGACCTTTCACGGCTTTTCCAGGCTTATCGCAGGCTATCTAACCCCCAGGGGGTTCCGGAGATTGAGCCATGTCTCTACTACAATTCTTCGCCCCGACCTCAGCTCGCGGCCTTTAGCTTTGTCCCCTTTCAACAGTACCAAGAGCTGAGATTAGAACATGTTCCATCTATAAACGATGCAGTCCAGCGCTTCTATCAGTCAAAATCCAGCAGCAACTCCCTTGAATCAAAACGCGGCTCTCTGCACAAGATCGTTCAAGAGCAATATACCCACAGTAAGAAAAAGCTTAAAATCTATAACGAAGCCGAATCAACTGCTCAAAAAGGCCTGGCGTATCAGCGGTGGGGAGAACTCCTTACCGCAAACCTCTACCGCATTCCACCCGGGGCGACTGAGGCCAGCGTAGACGATTATTATGACCCCTCAGCTTCTCTCGTGGTTATTCCTCTTAACCCTCATATCAGTGCCATTGACAATGCTCAACGCTATTACAAGCTCTATAACAAAGCCAAGGCGACGTTGCTCAAAACAAAGGAACTGAAGGAAACCACCCTCGAAGAACTTAATTACCTTGAATCCTTGCAGTACAATTTAGACCAGGCGGGCACTCTAAGCGAGCTGGACGAAATCCATCATGAACTTGCCGGGCAAGGGTATGTGGCCGGCAAGCATTTGAAAAAGGAGCACCTTAAACTAAAAAAAGGCCGTCCTAAAACAAATGCCAAGTCTAAAACAAAATCGTCTAAAGACGTCCCTCAACCCCGTGTCTATCATTCCAGCCAGGGCAGAGTCATCCTGGTCGGGAAAAACAATGCTCAAAATGATTGGCTGTCCTTGCGCAAGGGAAAACCAACCGATCTCTGGCTTCATACCAAAGTGATACCGGGTTCACACGTCCTGATTCCTCTCGAAGAAGGGGAAGAATTTCCGGACGACACTACCCTTGAAGAAGCGGCCGCCCTGGCCATCTATTACAGCCAAGCACGCGGTTCTTCTCAAGTCGCCGTGGATTACACCCATGTCAAACAACTTAAGAAGCCTAACTCGGCCAAGCCCGGCATGGTGATATATGAACAGAATTGGACTTTATACCTCACGCCAAAACAGGAGATCTTAGAAAGGCTTCTGGCCAGCGAAGAGGTTTTGGAGTGA